A region of Heteronotia binoei isolate CCM8104 ecotype False Entrance Well chromosome 2, APGP_CSIRO_Hbin_v1, whole genome shotgun sequence DNA encodes the following proteins:
- the LOC132566072 gene encoding beta-1,3-galactosyl-O-glycosyl-glycoprotein beta-1,6-N-acetylglucosaminyltransferase 7-like translates to MNQLEAVKSGFLVCIVGCLFIFAFIYIRNTIPKEANKQKPSLELAECGFYPDELCSALFEGKDAAPQIGYLCQKVLHGQSMSTCIQTPCNCSTVHKRLHFITRPLSEEEGNFSLAYIITIHKELDMFIKLLRAIYMPQNIYCIHIDEKSPRDYKVAVQTLVNCLENVFIASKRETVVYAGFSRLQADINCMHDLIHSKTPWNYVINLCGQDFPIKTNKELMQYIKSKWNGKNMTPGIVQPPHMKYRTHTSYNEYVHAGKSYVYPTKKVKSEPPHNLTIYFGSAYYVLTRKFAEFVLTDERAKDLLEWSRDTYSPDEHFWVTLNRLPDAPGATPDAEWDGNIRAIKWSDKEGQSHNGCKGHYVRGICVYGLGDIKWIIESPHLFANKFEPETYPLVMECLERHYRLKVLQQAEVPLEEHWALQEHSYINMKPTI, encoded by the exons ATGAACCAACTTGAGGCAGTCAAATCTGGGTTTTTAGTATGCATTGTGGGCTGCCTTTTCATCTTTGCCTTCATCTACATCAGGAATACAATCCCCAAGGAAGCCAATAAGCAAAAACCATCGCTGGAATTAGCCGAGTGCGGCTTCTACCCAGATGAGCTTTGCTCGGCTCTCTTTGAGGGCAAAGATGCTGCTCCTCAAATTGGCTACCTGTGCCAGAAGGTTCTTCATGGCCAGAGTATGTCCACCTGCATACAAACTCCTTGCAATTGTTCAACGGTCCACAAGAGACTGCACTTCATTACCAGGCCACTGTCGGAAGAAGAAGGGAACTTCTCTTTGGCATACATCATCACCATTCACAAAGAGCTGGACATGTTTATCAAGTTACTCAGAGCCATTTATATGCCTCAGAATATCTACTGCATCCACATTGATGAAAAATCACCACGGGATTACAAGGTAGCTGTGCAAACTCTGGTTAATTGCTTGGAAAACGTTTTTATCGCTTCCAAAAGAGAGACTGTTGTCTATGCTGGCTTTTCTAGATTGCAAGCAGACATCAATTGCATGCATGACTTGATTCATTCCAAAACTCCATGGAATTATGTCATTAACCTATGTGGGCAGGATTTTCCCATCAAAACCAATAAGGAGCTGATGCAATACATCAAAAGCAAATGGAATGGTAAGAATATGACTCCGGGAATTGTTCAGCCGCCTCATATGAAATATCGAACGCACACAAGTTACAATGAATATGTACACGCAGGAAAATCTTACGTGTATCCAACAAAGAAGGTGAAAAGCGAGCCGCCCCACAATTTGACTATCTATTTCGGGAGCGCCTACTATGTGCTCACAAGAAAATTTGCAGAGTTTGTACTGACTGATGAACGTGCAAAAGATCTGCTTGAATGGTCAAGGGACACCTACAGTCCTGATGAACACTTCTGGGTCACTCTGAACAGGCTGCCAG ATGCTCCAGGAGCCACGCCGGATGCAGAGTGGGATGGAAACATACGAGCCATCAAGTGGAGTGATAAAGAAGGACAATCGCACAACGGCTGCAAAG gtcaTTATGTCAGAGGCATTTGCGTTTATGGACTTGGTGACATAAAATGGATCATTGAATCGCCTCATTTGTTTGCCAACAAATTTGAGCCAGAAACCTACCCACTTGTCATGGAATGTCTAGAAAGGCATTACCGGCTTAAAGTACTCCAGCAAGCTGAAGTCCCATTGGAAGAACACTGGGCTTTACAGGAACATTCTTATATTAATATGAAGCCAACCATCTGA